In the genome of Stomoxys calcitrans chromosome 4, idStoCalc2.1, whole genome shotgun sequence, the window acttaattgttttattatctGATAACAAATCGACATTAAAGGCCGCTGCGGAAACCGACCGGAAACCAACAGTACTCATTATATTTGGACACAGTGATATCAATGCTGCTCTTCATTATTTGGGAAAATCTTTGGAAGACCCCATTAGTGGCGAAACGTTTGTCGCTACAGTTTTGGTGCAGGAATCTATTAAAaaagattttgaacaaaaactaCAAACCCTACTAAAACCCTTCGCAAACGCCGACTTGGAAAAGAGTGCGGAGTACCTTAAAGCTTTGGAGACTGTAAAAAAGTTGAATGCCCAGTTTTTGTCTGTGACTGGGGGCGCTGCTTTGGTTTACGATTTCACGCATGAACATTTGGGTGGTCATGTGGCCGGCATTGTGACGCTACACACCTTCCGCACCGCCAAGGAAGCCATATCATTGGTGGGCAAAGAGACTTTGAGCTTTTCCAATGTATCCATTTGGCATGAAAATCATGCCTATGCTTATGAAGTGGTGGCTggtttgaaatccaataatttTTACATCAATTGCTTTAACATGCCCTTGACATTGCTGGAAGAGAGTGCCAAACAAGGTAAATCTCATGTTATGATGGAGAAGAACTATCACTATGAGACTATGCCACACAATGGCCAACAAAAGAATATTGTTTTCCCAATTGGTAGCATTTTTGCCAACTAAAAGTGCTTCGATGACTTGTCTGATCCGAATGGTAAGAAAATTTATACATTTGATATGTGTATGAAGATGTATTTTCTAATGTCACAACAACTATTCCCACTGAATTAAGTtaagtgtttattgatattctttGCCTCAATGCGTAGAGTAATTAACGTGCCGTAGAGTAATTA includes:
- the LOC106085553 gene encoding uncharacterized protein LOC106085553, yielding SNKSFSNLRNLIVLLSDNKSTLKAAAETDRKPTVLIIFGHSDINAALHYLGKSLEDPISGETFVATVLVQESIKKDFEQKLQTLLKPFANADLEKSAEYLKALETVKKLNAQFLSVTGGAALVYDFTHEHLGGHVAGIVTLHTFRTAKEAISLVGKETLSFSNVSIWHENHAYAYEVVAGLKSNNFYINCFNMPLTLLEESAKQGKSHVMMEKNYHYETMPHNGQQKNIVFPIGSIFAN